The DNA sequence CCCTGCTCGATGAGTAGTTCCGCAACGGCGAACTGCCCGGCTTTGAACGCTACTTGCAGCCCCGACTGTCCATCATCTTTTTTGGGTGGCGCGACCCGGCAGGCGGTCAAGTAGGCTTTATCAACCGCCACCCGTTCAGCCGACTGGCAGGCATATACGGTGATTAAACCGAATCACCGCCTTGAAGTCACTATCGACTCCCTGTGGAGCAGGATAGCGACAGTGCAACAGATTAGAACTACTAGTTTAAAGTAAGCCCCTCGCCAGCAAGCACTGCCATGAAACCTTGTTCCGTACTTCTGCTCGGTTCCCTTTTAGTAGCTGCTTGTTCAAAAGAAGCCAAGCCAGTAGAAAAGACTTACTCCTTTAGCTACCAAGGCGAATATTATCCTTCTTTTATGCCGCCGTGCACCATCACGATTGTCGCCCGGGGCTTAACCAATCGCGTCAACCTACGTGCCTACGATGACCGGGGCGCTACTCAAAAAACTATCCTACTGGATAGCGCCCGTTTATCCAACGCCGACCTCACGTTCTTCTTTGCCAAGCTCGACAGTGTACCGGTGCTGAAGCTGGTTACCAAAGAACAAACAGGCACCGATGGCATCACCGTCTACAATACGATTTCAAAAGACAGTGCCTCGAATAAGTTTAAGTTCTGGTCCCCTCGGAAGCGCTCGGCTCCTCAGGAGCACCAGTTGGTCGAGGCGGTCTTGAAACTGTGCGAACGCAAGTTCACCACGCAGAAGGAGCAGGAATATTTCGAGTCGTTGGAGCAGTACTTCGACTTTGGACTGCCTTGCAAGATTACCAGCCTCCGCCCATTTGAGGTCAGAATGTACGGGGGTCTATCTGCCAACGAGGAGCAGGCGTTAACTAAATTTATGCATGAGCTTCCCTCCGACCGTTCTATTCTTGTCGACATGACCAATTTCGAAGGAATGGGCACCATGTTCTATCCCCTGTTTCGAAACCTACTGGCTCGCAACCGTCAAATTGTGTGGGTAGCATCCAAATGGAGCCGAAAGCAGCTACGGGAGATTAAAGTGCCTGCTGACAGAATTACGATGTCCACAGTGGAAGGGAGGGCATTGGTTAAGCGTTTATCAGGCACTGCTGATTAGAGTCGCCTGTTCTATTTTCCCCTCCCTGTGCACGGTGAACGGCATCGGACGAAGCGCCTGAACCAGGGCATCGGGTAGCGCTACCCTTTCGAAGCCGTGATTCAGAACTATTTTACTTCTAGAAATGGGACTTCACGCAAGCCGTGACACGATAAAATCCGAGCACTCAACTCATCAATTGATACCCCAAACCACACTTATCACTACTTATGGAGCAACTCTTACAAAAAACGCTGACCTCGATTAAAACCGTACGCATTACCCCCACCGGCTTACGGGTACAGACCAAAAACCTGCGGGAAGAGCTGGACTACACACTCCAGTTTGACGACCTGGGGTTTGACACGGTCCGGCAGCGGGTCAAGTCCGCTAACCTGCCGTTCTACTGCTTTTTGGTCTTCGACGGGCTGTACGTGTGGCTCTTGGTCACGTCCGTCCGCCACCACGAGCCGTTCAAGCAACAGCTTTTTTGGCTGGGGGCGCTGCTGTTCTTCTCGGCACTCACGGGGTTCGCCTTCTTCCACCGCAACAAAGACGTGGTCCACCTGACGGGGGGAGCACGCACGCTGGAACTGCTTGCCACCCGCCCCGATGCGCCCCGCGTTGCCCTGTTTATTGCCGCCGTTCACCAGGCGATGCGCGACTACCACAAAGCCCGGTACGCCGCCCTCGACGCGCACCTGCCCTATGCGGCGCGCCTGGGGCGCTTGCAGGAGCTTCGGGAACGACACGTCGTTTCCGACGAAGAATACCGCACCCTACGCGATGCAATGCACTGGAGCAACGTCCTAAGCTTCCCCCGTCTCAGCGACAACTGAAGAGAAGTGGCGAGGTAGCGAGCGCCGACGATTTGCTACCTCATCTGTCCGTTGCCCAACTACGCTTTCGTACCGCTGGGGCATTTTGTGAGGCGAACGTCGTCATGCTGTACCCAGCACGAGCAGCGCACCAGCGCCTAACGGACCGCCGCCCCGCCTAACAGCGGGTAGCCTGGGCAAACCGGTTCCCCTTTGACAGGGTCAGTACGTTTGTCCCAGGATATATAGGAACACTTTTCGCCAACTTGCTACTTGTACACCACGACCAGGGAGCGTCCTTTAATCATAGCAATCAGGCGCTCGTTCACGGCTTTGCTCGTCATGAAGCACGCCAACGAGAAATTATAGAAGCCGGGGTCCGCGTGAAAGACGATGGCTCTACTACGGGCATTCGTGTTGACCCCCGCCGTGATGCCATCCACGCGCAAGGCGCGCCCAAAACGCCCCGTGTACGGGACTTTATCGGTCAGGAAGGTCCCGTAGCAACTTAACTCACTGCCCTCCTCGTTGGAGAATTTTGTGGGGTAGAGCAAGCCCGACCGGAAAGCGTGGGCAACCCTAGTGGACAAGACAACGGATTGACTTTTAACATCGTACACAAAAAGCCGTTTTTGACAAATGCTTTTCCGAAAATCGATGATTGTGATGAACCGGGTGTTGGCGAGCTTCGCCTGTTGAGCACCGTACTCCTTTTTTGCTTGCCTTAACAGGGCGGGGTCTAGCGAAGCGTGCGTGCTGTACCAAACTAGGGCGAGCAATCCACCCAGGAGCAGTAGCAAGAGCGCTTTCTTCATAAAGGAGCTGTATAGCAAGCAGGAAGGATTATTCGCGGCACCAATAGCCAACTCAACGTGAAGCGGGATAGCAAACCACTCGGCTTTGCAACGGGCGGTCGTTGCGGCTGAACGCCCTCGCGGGGGGGGCGGCTGTTTCCGGGCACGCACCACCTGGCAACGTTCCAAGTCCGGGAGGCGTCGGGTGCATACGACGTCAGCTTCACCAGCTCCGACAACACTACTATCCGGGTAGAGGCGAAGAAAACCACAGACTTTGCGCCGGACTCCATCTTTCCTTCCTTGGCGGCGGCTTCCGCCTTTTTTGAGCAGGGTGCCGTGGGCTACTCGCCCGGCGCCCACGGCTACGAGGGGCTACGGCTGCACGCCTACCGGTGGCAAGTGCGCCCGCTTGCCGTAGACAAGGTCCAGTCGAGCTTCTTCGAGGATACGACCCGTTTTCCAGTGGGCTCCATTCAGTTTGATAACGCGTTATTAATGAAAAATAGAGAACGAATAGCACAGCTTGGCTGCCAAGCCGCGTCTAGTCGGTACGTGCGGCGGCTAAATGCGGTGGTACGCGCCATTCCTATGGAAAAGAAAGTTGTCTACGGGAGCCGCCCCCAGCTTATCACGCGACTGGTTATAAGTTGGGGCTTCGTCGGGATGAGCCTTTGGATTAAGTACTAGGCTGGGCTCGCCTTTTTCGGGCTGTGCACCGTTGTGAGCACGTATCCGCTGCCAGACCCCAAAAGTTGCGAGCTTTTCGAGCCGATGAATAACCCAATTTAGTGAAGGGGATAACTACTGCGAAGCGCATACCACTCCTCGGCTGCTTCTACGATGTCATCTACGTAAACCTGACGTTTTACCTTCGTTTGAGCCGGATGGTAAGCGTCAATGTACAGCTTGCCATCCTTCATGTAATAGGCAATACTTGCCTTCCGTTGCGGCTCCACTCCTTCTAAACCCAAGGCGCGTTGGTAAAGCCAAAAGGTATTAGCAAAGACGAAAATATCGGGACTAAGCAAATTGATTTGCTCGTGTAATAAGTCCTTGTGCTTATTGTAGGAATCCGCAATATGGGAAAACTGGGTTCTGGTCATGCCCAGCGCGGGCAGTTTTTGTGCATTCACGATAGCTATGCTGCGCACGACATCACACATGAGCGGCTGATGACGAATAAAAGGCATATCGTCCCACCGCGTAAACCCGTTTATAATACCGAACGTCGCGTAAATAATAGGGTGCCAAGTTACCTTATGCGGCATTTTAAAGGTGCTGTTGTAAAGGTCGTCTCTATCAAAAAGTCCAGTAAAAGTCCACCCGCCGCCTTTGCCATTCGCTTCGTCGTAGGGCTCTTTCAGTAGCCAAGCCATTTTAATGGATGATTGCAGATAACGCCCGGCATTAACGGCACCATCATAAATCACGGACCGCTCATTATGCGGGTCGCCCATGTCGGCGTGAAACCGCGCGCTTAAGGCGTTGTCCAGTTCAGTAAATTGCGCTAGTTCCACAGTTGACACACGGGGGATAAATGAATATTAAGAATGCTTGGCATGATTACAGATAATATTTAATTGAAATCTTACTAATATTAAAATTGTCAAGTAAAAACAATGGCTAACATACAGCGACGGCAAAGAAATCCCCTGCGATTATGTTTGTACTTAGTGAACCACCTCCAACGAGACGCACAAAAGTGGTTGAGCGCCTGTGGTAAACATTCAAATTATTCATCAAATGGTTCAGCACACTTAACGCGTGCCTAGCGAGTCAATGCGACTTCATCTCGTCCTTCCCTAATTCAAAGGTGCTATGCTGAGTGAGTGGTTACTGGAACGGGGCTTTTCGCTGCGGCACGATGTAGCGGGGCGACCATCCATTGCCGCCCTTTTCGCTGGCTCCGCCACGTGCGGCATTCACATCCTGCACTTCGCCAACGAGGAGTACTACGTAGGATTAGCGAAGAATGTGGTCCGGCGGTACGTACAGCACCGCCGCACGCACACGGACATCGTGAGCCTGAGCTTTAAACCCGTGGAAGATGCACTGCTGAAGCGGGTCGAAAGCGCCGAGATTGCGTTCTTTAAGTCGCGGGTGCGCCTGCGCAACATCGACGAGATGGAAGACCTCATCATGGAGCGCGACGTGGACAAGCTGGTGGTACCCGAGGTTGCCGCGCGTTTCCTGCGCGAGGTTACCTATAACGACCTGAGCGGAGAGAAGTATCTTAACGAGGAACTGCAAGCCAACTACCGCTACCGGCAGTGCTTCCAACAGCTTACGCAGCAGCCATTTTACGTAGCGTTGCTTGCCGCGTGCAAACAATACGTCCACGCCGGGGTGCCCGCACCGGTCAAGACCGAGTACGCCTTCTGGTCGGTGACCTGCTTTCCGTTGAAGCCGCACAAGGAGGACACCATCGTTCTGAGGCTAAACATCTACCAGCAGGAAGTTTTCACCGTCTTCCGAACGACCCTGGCGAACGGAAAGAAGTCGTTGGAGTACTGGTTCCAGCTAGCGAAGACCCCGCTCATGGAACTGAACAACGGCATCAGCGGCATGGCAATGATTCGACAACAATGTTCCTCCGCGAGGTTCGATGACCACTTCTACCGCACCGGGGGCAACGACCAACTGCGGCTGGGGGTATCAGCCGCAGACTTCACGCGCTTGGTGCGTTTGCCTGCATTCCGCAAAGCGGTTCGCTTGCACAACCTGCGGCTGATGCGCAAAGGCACCAATATGAACCGGGTATCCCATTGCATGGATTTTGCGGAGGAGTTACTAAAACCTGCTTAACTCTACTCGTGGAAAGAAGGCATTGCCCGGAATTACTCCACGACCTTTGCTGCCGAACCTGCGCAAATGCAGCGCCTCCAAAATATAGTTTTTACAAGCTTGGAGAAAAATTAAGCAATTCAACAACGTGGATATGCCGCAAAGCATCCTTAACTCTTAAGCTTAATCAAGCTGCTAAACCGGTTCAAAAGTATTGCCCGCGGCTCCTTCCCTGTTTTTTCAATGTTTATTTCCCAATTGTTCTTCCGTGCGGTACTCAGCACGTTGCTCGTCACTTGGCTGGTCGGGTGCTCCCACGACGAAATCCCTACCCCCGCCGCGGACAGCACCATGGCGACCCGCGACGACCACCTGGCACTGGGCAACCCCAGCGGCGCGACGACGGACGTAAACCAGCCTACGAACTATTTACTCCTAAAGCCCCAATACGCGCTCTCTTACCATCGTGACCGCGGCATCCCCAACTGGGTGAGTTGGCACCTCAGCGCGGCGTGGCTGGGCACTGCTTCGCGGCAGGATGATTTTCGAGCAGACAATACCTTGCCTTCCGGATGGTACCGGGTCACCGCTTCCAGCTATTCCGGCTCGGGCTTTGACCGGGGGCACAACTGCCCGAGTGGGGACCGGACCAGCACGGTGGCGGACAACTCGGCGACGTTTCTGATGACCAACATGGTCCCGCAAGCGCCGCAAAACAATCAGCAGACGTGGGCGAAGCTCGAAGACTACTGCCGTACGCTGGTGGCTGCCGGTAACGAGCTTTACGTGGTATGCGGCAGCTACGGCAATGGGGGAACAGGCACGAACGGCTACCAAACAACCTTGGACAATGGTCGGGTCGCCGTTCCCAATCGTATATGGAAGGTCATCGTGGTGCTTCCCGTAGGGGCAAACGATGTGGGTCGCGTCACTAGCAGCACCTGATTCATTGCCATCAACACCCCAAATGACAACGGGCTGAACAACGATTGGGGGAACTACCGCACCAGCGTCGACGCGGTTGAACAGGCGACCGGATTGGAACTGCTGTCAGCGCTTCCAAATGGTATACAAAATGCCATTGAAACGCGGGTCGATCCCGGTCCCACTCAATAGATTTCAACCGCAACAGCTATGTCAGGCTTGGAATCGGGTTCTAGTCAGGGATAGAATCCTTGAATGATTTCAGGGTTCCGGCAAGTTCTACGTAAGAACTGTTGCGGCTTTTAATCATCTCGTTTATGAGCAACTTCTTGGCTGATGCTGTTGAATCAGGAAGGTCATCCCCGAATAGACCATTAGCGAACATCATTATGTTGCGCTTGTAATCGGTGGTGAATGCCGGGACGGTTCCACCTTCCTCAGTGATTTTCCTTGTAACGTAGGCTTCATCCCAAAGCATTTCTTCAGAAATGCGCCCGGGCAGGTAGCCAAGGTTAGTAGATAGATAGGCGAGGTAAGTGTTCGATGAAGCAATTTTTTGCGCTACATCCCCGGTTTTTCCTGTTCCGTTTATTCGGAAACCAAGTTTTTCAAAACCTATGTTCGTCGCGTCTTTTAGCGTGCGCTCCAGAAAACTGAAGTCTTTGGCATCGGCAACCCCGAAGGATGACGGGTCAGGAACCGCTTTGCGTTTGTCGCCGTCCAGCAGGATGAATTTATGCTTTTCATTTTCCTCGGAGTAGGTGACCGCCCTCTTATAGATTTCCTCCGACCCCCCGGGATAATAAATGACCCGAAACAGCAGGGCGTAGTCAGTCCCCATACTGGTCAGCACCTTTTCAACGATGGTTTTGGCGGTGATGTCCTCAACAATCACAATGTATTTGTCATCCTCATGCAGCTCCATACCGATGCTTTGGAACGCCTCAAGATAATGGCTTGAGTTCTGCACGATAAATTTTCCAGACGGGTCCTGCAGGAATATTTTGATTGCGTTATCGGGCAGAAATTCAACGAATTTCGGAGAGTGTGTTGATATAACTATCTGCAATTTCTTTGCGAGCAGGGTCTCAAGCAGGAAAATCTTAAGTTCTTCCTGCGCTCCAGGATGCAGCGAAACCTCCGGCTCATCCAATATAATGAGGCTGTTATTAGGGACTTTACTGACTTCATGCACCAGCTTTACAACAGCATACTCGCCCCTGCCGGCGTAGGCTTCCGAGTAGCTAAGAGCATTGGTTTTGAAATATGCAGTCAGTCCACCGCTACCATAAAAATTGTGGACAAGCAAAACGCAGGCATCGTAAGTCTTACCCAGAATCTTAGCTACAGTCGCTATTTCAGCGGCAGTAAGTGTCACCGGGACACTGTTTTTTCGGTTACGGACCGAGACGACGGTACCCGTGTCGATGGCGCTTTTAACATATTTGGAATACTTCCTCAGAACGTCCTGCTTGCTTCTAAGTGTCGACGTTATGGAGAATTGCCCGAAATAAAAGAACTGGTCGAACGCACTCAACTCGGCTCTGAAATCAAGATATACAACCTTCTTCTCAATTGCAGGTCGGCGCTTTCCCCCGGGCAGTAGTGTCATACCATAGGCGGCAATAGGGCGAGACGGCTCCCAATAGTCAGCACCTTTCGAAGTGCCGATACGTGACTTGAGAACTTCGAAAATTCCTCCAGCGGCACTCTTGTACCCGTAGACAAAACAGTTGGGTGCATTCGATTCCTGCTGAATCGGGTCAACAAGCGTTGAAAACCAGAATCTGCCAGTGCTCCGGTTCTTGGGGGCTCCATAAATTGCATGAAGCGCGGAGCTTTTACCAGAGCCATTTAACCCGGTTAAAACCGTAAGCGGAAAAGAGAAGTCAATTCTGGTGTTATCCAGCAGGTTCTTGAAATGAGGGAACCTTATATACTCAATGTAATTTGGGAATTGGTTTGCGGCATGAGCGCGATGAATACTATTAATCAACGCTTTTATTTTTGCCGCTTTGCTCATACTAGTGAAGCCGTCACCTCGGCTGTTTGGGGAGAAATAATAGAGCGGGCAATCTGCTCAGCGAGAAAAGGAGGAACAGCATTGCCGATTTGACGTGCCTTGGCTGCAATGCTGGAGCCATAGAAAGAGTAGTTCCTGTCAAACGTCTGGAGTGTAGCGCCCTCCCGCAGTGACAATGCTCTGTCCTGGTCTGGATGACCAAACCTTCCGTTGGACAGACTGATAAACTTTGTAGTAATGGTTGGTGCGGGAGCATTCCAGCGCAGCCTACCGTACGTGTCAGTGAATGCT is a window from the Hymenobacter nivis genome containing:
- a CDS encoding ATP-dependent nuclease produces the protein MSKAAKIKALINSIHRAHAANQFPNYIEYIRFPHFKNLLDNTRIDFSFPLTVLTGLNGSGKSSALHAIYGAPKNRSTGRFWFSTLVDPIQQESNAPNCFVYGYKSAAGGIFEVLKSRIGTSKGADYWEPSRPIAAYGMTLLPGGKRRPAIEKKVVYLDFRAELSAFDQFFYFGQFSITSTLRSKQDVLRKYSKYVKSAIDTGTVVSVRNRKNSVPVTLTAAEIATVAKILGKTYDACVLLVHNFYGSGGLTAYFKTNALSYSEAYAGRGEYAVVKLVHEVSKVPNNSLIILDEPEVSLHPGAQEELKIFLLETLLAKKLQIVISTHSPKFVEFLPDNAIKIFLQDPSGKFIVQNSSHYLEAFQSIGMELHEDDKYIVIVEDITAKTIVEKVLTSMGTDYALLFRVIYYPGGSEEIYKRAVTYSEENEKHKFILLDGDKRKAVPDPSSFGVADAKDFSFLERTLKDATNIGFEKLGFRINGTGKTGDVAQKIASSNTYLAYLSTNLGYLPGRISEEMLWDEAYVTRKITEEGGTVPAFTTDYKRNIMMFANGLFGDDLPDSTASAKKLLINEMIKSRNSSYVELAGTLKSFKDSIPD
- a CDS encoding DNA/RNA non-specific endonuclease, with the protein product MFISQLFFRAVLSTLLVTWLVGCSHDEIPTPAADSTMATRDDHLALGNPSGATTDVNQPTNYLLLKPQYALSYHRDRGIPNWVSWHLSAAWLGTASRQDDFRADNTLPSGWYRVTASSYSGSGFDRGHNCPSGDRTSTVADNSATFLMTNMVPQAPQNNQQTWAKLEDYCRTLVAAGNELYVVCGSYGNGGTGTNGYQTTLDNGRVAVPNRIWKVIVVLPVGANDVGRVTSST
- a CDS encoding GIY-YIG nuclease family protein, which encodes MLSEWLLERGFSLRHDVAGRPSIAALFAGSATCGIHILHFANEEYYVGLAKNVVRRYVQHRRTHTDIVSLSFKPVEDALLKRVESAEIAFFKSRVRLRNIDEMEDLIMERDVDKLVVPEVAARFLREVTYNDLSGEKYLNEELQANYRYRQCFQQLTQQPFYVALLAACKQYVHAGVPAPVKTEYAFWSVTCFPLKPHKEDTIVLRLNIYQQEVFTVFRTTLANGKKSLEYWFQLAKTPLMELNNGISGMAMIRQQCSSARFDDHFYRTGGNDQLRLGVSAADFTRLVRLPAFRKAVRLHNLRLMRKGTNMNRVSHCMDFAEELLKPA
- a CDS encoding murein L,D-transpeptidase catalytic domain-containing protein; this translates as MKKALLLLLLGGLLALVWYSTHASLDPALLRQAKKEYGAQQAKLANTRFITIIDFRKSICQKRLFVYDVKSQSVVLSTRVAHAFRSGLLYPTKFSNEEGSELSCYGTFLTDKVPYTGRFGRALRVDGITAGVNTNARSRAIVFHADPGFYNFSLACFMTSKAVNERLIAMIKGRSLVVVYK